The Pseudomonas fluorescens nucleotide sequence CACTGCGCCGTTACCGGCGCAGCGTAGCTGCCAGTACTTGTCGCAGGCGCTGAACTGCACTTGCACGCCGGCCTGGGCTGCCTGTTCGCGCAGGGTTTGCAGGGCCCGATCAAGCACTTGCCAGAGACGTTCGCGCAAGGCTGAGGTCAGCTGCCAACGCAGGTAGATAACGCCATGCTGGCATACCGGCGGCAGCAGGGGCGACAGGGTCAGGCCTTGGGGAACGGCGGTTGGTGCAACGGCTTGAAGCTCGACGTTCAGCAGTGGATTCGCGGCGGGCAGCCGCCAAGGTTCACCGGGCGTTTGTGTCTGGCCATCGAGCATTCTCGCGAGTAGCAGCCCGAGCGCTGTGAGCCCTTGCTTGTCCAGTGCCGCGAAGGGTTGCCCGGCGCTGTCCCGGCGTGCCAGTTCCAGTGCGCTGGCGCGTTGTTCGCGGCATTGCTGCAAGCGAGCGTATTGCTGATTGATGCGGCTCACGTCAGCCGCTCGGAAGAACGCCAGCCAGTCGCTCAGCAATGCCTGGACCTGCTCGGCCTGAGCCGCATCCTTGAGTGTCAGGCCCGCATGCAGCAGGGTCTGGCCGGCAAAGCTGTAGAGCGATGAAAACTCCAATTGCGCTAGCCAATTGCGCTCACGCAAGGTTGCCGGCAACCCGCCAGGGCGAGCGTCGCTCAGCCAGGTCGCGAGAAAGTCGATGGCCTGCTCAACGCCTGGGGGCAGTTGGTCACATGGGTACAGCACATCCAGTTGCCGCTCGCTGCACATCAGCAAAGGCGCCCGGCTGTGGAAGCTCGGTGGCAGCGACTGCTGCACTTTTGTCCCGCTATTGAACACTTGGCCGAATCGACACGCCAGCGCCTGCAGTTCGTCGAGGCTTTGCGGCCCGCTCAGGCTCAAGGTGATCTGCCCGGCCTGATAGAAGCGCTGATGAAAATCCCTTAATGCCGCCTGGAACGCCGGGCTTTGAACCTGCAGGCTGTAACGGTTGCCAGCCTGAAAAGCGCTCAACGGATGTTCGCTGCCAGCAGCCTGAAGCAAGGCAAACTGCCGCTGCGCTTGTGGATTGCGTGACCAGGCAATGAACTCGGCATGGATCACTTCCCGCTCGCGCACTTGCCGTTCAAGGTCGAACTGCGGGTGCGCAAGCATCTGGCAAAGACGCTCCAGGCTACCGGCAAAGGCCGCTGGCGGCACTTCGAAGAAGAACTCGGTATTGCGTTCACGGGTACTGGCATTCACCTGGCCGCCGTAGTGCTGCACGTAGCGCATCAGGCCGTCTTCCAGCGCGAAACGTTGATTGCCAAGAAAGAACAGATGTTCGAGAAAGTGCGCCAACCCCGGCCACGCCCGTGGCGCGTCATGGCTGCCGGCCTGTACCCGCACTGCCGCTGCGCAGCGTTTTAGCTGCGGCGCATGGCGCAGGGTCACCTGCAGGCCATTGGCGAGGGTCAGGATGTGAAGGGCGCTGGGCATGACGGCTCCGGATACAGGCGAACCGTCATGCTAGCGGATTATTGCCGCGGCGTGCTGTAGAGCTCGGGGCGCAGGTCGTGCAGGTAAGGGTTGTTGGCCCGCCCTTGCTGCACCCGCTGCAGGTCCAGGTCGGCGCTCAGCAGCGCCGTGTCACGACCGGCCATGGCCAGGATGCTGCCGTCCGGGCCGACGATACTGCTTTGCCCGCAGTAGTGGATTTCGTCTTCGCTGCCGCAGTAGTTGGCGTACGCCAGGTAGCACTGGTTCTCGTAGGCGCGGGCGCGCACGGTGACCTGGGCAATGAAGTCGAAGGGCACCATGTTCGCCGTCGGCACCAGGATCAGCTCGGCACCGGCCAGGGCCAGGCGCCGGGCGTTTTCCGGGAACTCGATGTCGTAGCAGATCAGAAATCCAAGGCGCCAGCCGTTGAGCTCGACCACCGGGAAGTGATCCGGCCCCGGGCTGAACATCGCCCGGTCCAGGCCACCGAACAGGTGGGTCTTGCGGTAGTTGCACAGGCTGCTGCCATGGGCGTCGATCAACTGCACGCTGTTGAAGATCTGACCGTCGTCCGCCAGCTCCGGGTAGCCGTAGGCAATGGCGATGCGATTGCTTTGGGCGATCTCCACCACGGCCATGGCCGACGGGCCGTCTTCGGCTTCGGCCAGGCGTGCGACGGCTTCGCTGCCGATGTTGTAACCGCTCAGGAACATCTCCGGGCACACCAGCAGCTCGGCACCGCGGGCAGCGGCCAGTTGCGCCTGCTGGTGCAGGCGCTCGAGGTTGCCGGGGATGTCCAGCGGTTGCGGTTCGCCTTGGAACAGGGCGATGCGCATGGCAATTCTCCCGTCAGTCGGCCAGGGCGATGGGGCCGATCTCATTGAATACATCGCCCGGGCCTGGGTTGTCCGGGTGGGTCTGCCCACCGAAGTGATTCATGATACCCCACACCGCATTGAGCGAAGTCTGCACCGCGCCTTCGACCCAGGCCGGGGTCCACGACACATCGTCACCGGCGATGAAGATGCCGCGTTGCTCGGCTGGCAGGTCCTGCTGCATGAAGTGCGCGTACATGCGCTGGTTGTAGCGGTAATGGCCAGGCAGGGCGCCCTTGAAGGCACCGAGGAAGTGCGGATCGGCCTCCCACGACACGGTAATCGGGTCGCCGATGATGTGCCCGGCGATATCGACTTTCGGGTAGATCTTCTTCAGAGCATCGAGGGCCAGCTTGACGCGCTTTTCCACCGGGTGCGGGAGCATTTTCAGCGCATCGCTCATCCACGAGTAAGACAGGCAGATCACCCCCGGCTTGTCGTCGCCGTTGTCGAACAGGTAGGTGCCGCGGGTCAGGCGGTCGGTCAGGGTCATGCTCATCAGGTCGCGACCGGTTTGCGGGTCCTTGTCCTTCCAGAACGGCCGATCGACCATGACGAAGGTCTTCGACGACTGCATGTAACGGGTACGGTCCAGGGCCATCCACATCTTCTGCGAGAACAGCGATTCCTCGCACTCGATCTGGGTGGTCAGCAGCCAGCTTTGGCAGGTGGTCAGCACGGCGGCGTAGTGGCGGGTGTCGCCCCAGTTGTCGGTCACCGCCAGGCGCCCGTCGCTATCGCGGGCAATGCTTTTCACCCCGGGGCGAGGCGCGCCGCGGTGCAACGCGCTCAGGCTGGTGCCGGCCGGCCAGTGTGCGCAGCGCTCCGGGACATGACGCCAGATGCCCAGCGGTACCTGCTCGACGCCGCCGACCACCAGGTGCTGGTGATCGTCGCAGTTGGTCATTACCACGCGGAAGATTTCCAGCATCGAGTTGGGGAAGTCCGAGTCCCAGCCACCGGTGCCGAAACCGACCTGGCCGAATACTTCGCGGTGCAGGAAGCTGAGCTTGGCAAAAGCTTTGGAAGTGGCGACGAAGTCATAGAAGGTGCGGTCGTCCCACAACGGTACCAGGGTGTTCCACAGCTCTTTGAGGCGCGGCACATCGCGGTCGCGGATAGCCTGCTGGATATCGCCGAAGCGGGCGCCGTCTTCGAGAGCATCGGCCCAGGCATCGGCCACTTCCTGGAACAGCTTGGGCAAGTCGGAGAGTTTTTCCGCGTAGTGGGTCTGGCCTTCCAGGTCGATTACCGTGCTGCCCGAGGCGGGGGTCAGCGGGTTGGGGAAGGGCTTGGTTTCAAGGCCGAGCTTGTCCACATAGTGGTAGAACGCCGTCGACGACACCGGAAAGCGCATGCCACCCAGTTCGGCGATGATCCCATCGGTGCCTTCGAAGGCTTGCGAGCGTAGGCGCCCGCCCATTTTCGAGGCTTCGTACACCACAGGCTTGAGGCCCAGCTTCATCAACTCGTAGGCGGCCACCAGCCCAGCGATACCGGCGCCGACAATCGCCACTTCTTCGCCATGGCGTTCAGCCGGAATACTGCCCAGACCAGCCGGGTGCTCGATCCAGTCGTCAAAGGCAAAGGGGAAATCCGGGCCGAAAATGGTGATGGGTTTCTTGCCGTCGGCGGGGTGGCGATTGTTCTTGTTCATAAGTGACCTTGCCAGGCGCTGCGCGGGGTGCGGAGCTTGAGTATAGAAAAACACTGGCGGTCATTTTAGGGGGTGGGGGTTACGTAATTAAGATGCAGAGTGTCGTCGTTATGATTAGAAATAGGTCATTTTGACGCTAGTAATTAGCGAATTGACGAATCACGTCAAAGCGGCCAGGTGTTCGACCGTCTCAGGGAATTTTTCTACCAGGCGGATCAGCGTCATTGCCTGGGCATTGGGGCGGGCCCTGCCTTGTTCCCAGTTTTCCAGGGTGCGGGCATTGGTGCGCAGATACATGGCGAACACCGCGCGCGACATGTTCAGGCGTTCGCGAATAGCCACCAGCTCTTCGGCCGACACCTCCATCAGCTCGGCGAGTTGTACTTTGTGCGAGCGCAGGGTCAGCTTGCTTTGACGCTCCTGGGCAAGGGCATCGAAGCCTTCGTTCAGTTCGGAAAAAATATCGCGTTTCATTTTATGTCCTCGCTTCGATTTCCAGATCGAGCATCTGTTTGAGCGACTGGCGTTGCACAGGGCTCAGATCGTCCTGCTGATCCTTGCCATACAAGGTGAGCAGCCAGAACTGCTGGCCATTGTTCCACCAGTAGTAGATGACTCGAATACCGCCACGTTTGCCCTTGTGCCGCAGACCATCGGCGAAGCGGATCTTGCGCAGGCCACCGGTCCCCTGGATGACTGAGCCAGCCTGGGGGTTGAGCAGCAATATCAACTGCAAACTCCTTAGTGCCTCGTCATCCAGTTATTCACGGCGATAGCGCGCAAAGGCCGGCAGTTCGACGAAAAGTGCTTCCATGCTCTGTACGTTATCTGCGTATAGTTTGTGGTCATCAGGCTTTGCCGTCAAGCGACGGGCCTGTAACCAGCCTATACGTGCAGCCGTGAGGCCGCCGGGGGGATGATTGCCTGGCGTGTCAAACCGGCTGCCCGCGATCCACCTTGCTGCTGAGAATGATCGAGGTGGTGGTTTTCTCCACGCCTTCAACGCTGCCGATCTGATCGAGCAACTGGTCCAGTTGCTCGGGCGAATCACTGCGCAGCCAAGCGACGTAATCGAATTCGCCGCTGACCGCGCACAATTGCTGGACCTGGCCCATGGCGCTCAGGCGCCGTACCACGTCCTTGCCCGAACGCGGCTGCACCTTGATGCCGACATAAGCCTGCAGGCCGCCATCGATCAAGCGCTGGCCCAGGCGCACGCCATAGCCGCTGATGACCTTGGTCTTCTCCAGGCGGGCCAGGCGCGAGGTTACCGTGGTGCGCGCGATACCCAGTTGCCGGGCAAGCGTGGCGACGCTTTCACGGGCGTTGATCTGCAGCAGCGAGATCAACTGGCGATCGATTTCGTCGAGGGCAACGGGGCGGCTGTCGGACATGGGCACTCTCTGGCAAGAGCCGCATTTCACGGCTCATGGAATAAGCGCGATAGCCTATCCATTGCCCTGACCCTTGGGCAAGACGTCTGTGCTCAGCGCGGCTTGAAGCAGTGCTCGGCTTGGGGGAAGCTGCCGTCACGCACCTCTCGAGCATAGGCGGCCAGGGCGTGGGCGATCTGCGGCTGAAGGTCGGCAAAGCGTTTGACGAAGCGCGGCTGATATTCGCCGAACAAACCAAGCAGGTCCTCGGTGACCAGTACCTGACCATCACAGGCTGGCGAAGCACCGATACCGATGGTGGGGATTGCCAACTCTTCGCTCAAGCGCCGCGCCAGGGGTTCGGCGATGCCTTCGAGCACGACCGAAAAGGCGCCGGCGGCCTGCATGGCCAGGGCATCCCGGCGCACTTTGGCGGCACTTTGATCGTCGCGGCCCTGGGCTTTGAAACCGCCCAGGCAATTGACCTGCTGCGGCATCAGCCCGACATGGGCCATGACCGGAATCCCACGGCGAGTGAGGAATTCCACGGTCTCGGCCATCTCTTCACCGCCTTCAAGCTTGACGCCTTGGGCAGCGGTTTCGCGCAGCAGTCGGGCGGCACTGAGGAATGCCTGTTCAGGTGAAGCTTGATAACTGCCAAATGGCAGGTCGATGACCACGCAGGCGCGTTCGGACCCACGCATTACCGCCTGGCCGTGGGCAATCATCATCTCCAGGGTAACGCCGAGGGTGCTGGGCATACCGTAGAGGACCATGCCCAGCGAGTCGCCGACGATGATCACATCGGCCTCGGCATCGACCCAGCGCGCCATTGGCATGCTGTAGGCGGTCAGCACGACCAGGTTGCCAGCGCCTTTGCGCTGCTGGATGGCGGGCACGCTCAAGCGGTTTACACGTACATGGCTGCTCATCGGTGTCTCCTTGGGTTGTTCAACGAAGCCGGGCGCAGGCTACCATCGGCCTTTGTCGGCTCACTTGAGCAAAGGAGACAGGTAATGCCGCCAACGAGACAAACCAGTGAAGTGCCGCCGCTGCCGGACTTTCAGCAACTGCCAGACCCTGTCTATCGGCGCATGTTTGCCATTCCGGCGGGCCATCGGGTGCAGATGCACAGCCATCCCTGGGTGCAGTTCACCTATGCCAGTGCCGGGATCATGCAGGTGCTGACCGAACAACACAGCTACCTGTTGCCGCCGCAATGTGCGTTATGGATACCGGCAGGCATCGAGCACACCGCCTATAGCGACCAGGCCATCGAGTTTCGCGGGCTGTACCTGGACGACTCGCTGCTCAATGGTTATCAGCGTCCTTGTGGTGTGCTGCAAGTCACGCCGTTGGTACGCGAACTGATCGACAAGGCCAGTCGTTTTGCCCCGGAGTATCCTGCACAAGGGGCACAGGCGCGGCTCTTACAAGTGTTGGTCGATGAGTTGCGCGAGCTGCCCGAAGCGCCATTCGGCCTGCCGCTGCCCAGCGACCCGCGCTTGCGGCGAATCACTGAAGCCTTGCAAGCCAATCCTGCGGACAACCGCAGTGTTGAAGATTGGGCTCGGCTTGTAGGGGCTTCACGGCGCACCTTGGTGCGGCTGTTTCAGGCACAGACGCAGCTATCGTTCCGCGAATGGCGTCAGCGCCTGCGCTTGCTCGCGGCATTACCGATGTTGGCCCAGGGTATGAGCGTGACGACCCTCTCCAATGAGTTGGGCTATGACTCGGTGTCGGCGTTCATTGCACTGTTTCAACGCCATTACGGGGTAACACCCGGTATATACGGTGCGCGGCTTTGCGCACCGAATCAGCTGCCTTGGGATAATCAGCCGCGAACCATGGCAGTTACTTCCTCCAGCGACTTGTAGGCGATGAGGTTGCGCGGAATGCGCGACGTGGCAGAGAGGTTATAGACAGCAAAGTCCTTGCTTATCACCGAGTCGGCGACCAGTTGGAAAGACGGCAGGATACGTGATTCAAAATGCTGATCCAGGCCACAAGGGGAAGCTGTCGTGCCGGGGCTTTCGTAGAATCGGCCTAGGTTCTGGTCGAGATCGACGCCGACCAGGAACACCCTGTTGAAACCAGCATGATAGGCAATCTGCAAGGCCAGGTACGCCACCGTGCGGGCATCAAAAAAACCATGCTGCAGATTCTTGCTGAACCCCAGGGATTTCCTGCGACAGCCGAGAAAGGAGCGATTGCGCACCAGGTCCTGGTTATTGCGCGAAAGAAAATCGGTCAACTTTGGCTTGGGAGCTTTCTTTAGAAAGTACAGCTCGGCTTCGGTGGCAACGTGCGCTCCGGCAAAGTGATCTTGCCAGAGTGCGACCCGCTCGCTGCGCAGCATTGCCTGGGCAAATAGCTCGGGTTGCTGAACCGAGAAGTCGCGGTCGGTACAGGCATAGAAAAACGGTTTGATGGGCGTATCGAGAAACATCGAAATCGCGCCGTTCATAGTGATCATCGGAACGTCACTGAAAGCCTCCAGCGGGAACCCCGCTGCTGATCTGCCAGAGGCGACAATAAATACCGGACCTGAGCGGATGTTCCGGCATTTCTCGAAATTGCTGACGCTCAAGGGGTGTTCATGGGGACGTGTTACTGCAGTGGCGCCCATAGGTCAGGTCCTTACACATCTGGCATCAACGAAAGCCGCATGCTGTCGACTTGTAAATTATTGTTAAAAAGTTGACCTGCCAGGCCGGGCCAAGGTTCCTGCGAATGTGCAAGAAGAGGCTTAATCTCGCCGTCAGATAGTGGCTTTGTGCTCATGCTTTGAAGTCAGTAAACTCCCCAGCTTTTCAGGCGCGGCCAGACGTGAGTGGGTTGCCCGTTCAAGGGAACCGTTTTGAGCAAGATCAAGTTCGACGTAGATGCCGTTTATTGCATTTCCATCAAAGAGCGAAACGACCGGCGCGAGTTGTTCCGGCAGACCGTTGGCAGCCTGATCCAGAATCAGGTGATCTTTCACGTTGTCGAGCGTAGTGATGATCCGGTCCGGGGCTGTTATGAGTCCCACCAGGCCTTGGCACGCCAGGCATTGGCAGAAGGCTTGCAGCGCGTGCTGATCTTCGAGGATGACGTACAGGCCTATGCACTGAAGGCGGCGCCTATCCGTTGGGTCAACCGCTTCATCCGCACGCGTAATTTCCAAGCGCTGCACCTGGGGTACAGCATGGGCAGAACCTGGCTGACCTGGTTCCCCTACATTGCCCGTGGCCGGGTGGTGGCGCTGCATGCTTACATTTTGTCGCCTGCAGGCTGCCGGATCCTGGCGGAAACGCCGTACGACGGCACGCCGGTGGATGTGCTGTTCAAGCAGCGGATCAAACAGCACTGCGTGTTCCCCATGCTATTCCGCCAGCATGCGGCGTCAGCGACGGGCAGCGATATCGAAACGCTGGTCAGGAATGAAGACGAGTTCTGGCAACGCAACTGGGACAAGCATCGCATTTCGCCGCTGAAGAACTTCTGGCGTACGCTGTTTCGAGTGCGTTTCTGAGGTAACGGGCTAGAGTGGTGAAGGTACCGGCGGCAAGGATGTCGCTGCGCTTTTAATACTCAGGGTTCGAGATGAATGACCATAAGACCTTTCGCACGCTTCAGTCATTGAAGCGCGCATTGCTGGGCGCTTTGGCAGCGCTCAGCTTCGTTTTGATACCGCTTGTGTGGGTGCCGCTGATTGTCGGTGACTGGTTGCTGGACAAGCTCAGGCGTCGCAGATGAAACCTGCCTTTGTTCCCAGACATAAAAAACCGCGCACTGCGCGGTTTTTTGTTTGGTGGGCCCCAGAGTGCAATGCCCCTCGGCCCCACAGGGCCCACAGCAGGCCTGGGCGCGGCCCCGATTGCATCGCCCCGGAGCTTTGCACTTTTTCGCGACGCAAAGCGCGTCGGCGGGAGGGGGATCTTCTTCGTAGTTGAGGCCGTGTTTCCCGATGACTAGCGCACCCTGGATAGTGTGTACCTGGTGGTGCCTGATCAACGGATCGAAGGGAAGGGGACCTATGTCGGTCAGGGGCGGTTCGTCTGTACCAGGATGAATTAATTAGTGTGTATCGTGTGTATATATTTGTTGCCCGGACCTGTAGTCGTGTGTAATGTACACACGAAATGGCGCGAAGCGGCAGCATGCGAAGTAGAGAAATAATCGCGCTACTTGAGGAGGATGGATGGCAAGAGGTAGGTGTGAGAGGTAGTCACCACCACTTCAAGCATCCAACCAAACCCGGCAGGGTGACGGTCCCACATCCCAAGAGCGATATACCAAAAGGGACGTTGAACAACATACTGAAAACCGCTGGCCTCAAGTGAGGCCTGCAAGTTTGCACGCCCCTCCTTGAGGAAGGGTTGAGAACAGGAGCGCTCATGAAATTTCCAGTCGTCATTCATAAAGACCCAGATTCAGACTACGGCGTGACGGTGCCGGATGTCGCGGGCTGCTTTTCTTCAGGTGCAACCGTTGACGAAGCGCTGGACAACGTCCAGGAGGCTTTGGCCCTGCACTTCGAATCACTAGTTGCCGATGAAGAGCCATTGCCTCAAAGCCAAGCTATCGATGCTCATTTGAGCAATCCCGATTATGCGGGTGGCGTGTGGGCCGTCGTTGATTTCGATGTGACCCCATACCTGGGCAAGTCGGTACGGTTCAATGCGTCTCTGCCGGAGTTTCTGCTGCAGCGCATCGACAACTATGTGAAGAATCATCCAGAACAGAAAAGCCGTTCGGGCTTCTTGGCGTCTGCAGCGCTGCGCGTGCTGCAAGAAGCATCCCCCGACATCAGAGCGTGAACAACAAACCCGCCGGACTGGCGGGTTTGTTGTTGCTGGACTAAAGCGTTATCGGTTTGAGCTGTCCCTCCAGTGTACCGGCCTTTGCCCCCGCACTGGCAATGGCACCTGTGGACGCTTTGTGGGCACATGAAGCCGAGAGATGACCTAACTGAAGTGAAAACAGCAGTGTCAGAAACGACAAAAGCCGCGCAGTGCGCGGCTTTGAAGATGGTGGGCCCAGCAGGACTCGAACCTGCGACCAAGGGATTATGAGTCCCCTGCTCTAACCAACTGAGCTATAGGCCCCAGTGGACGCGGATTATAACGAGGGATTCCAGGCTGTGCCATCCGAAAGATCTGAAAGAGCTATGCGAAGGAAGGTCTTGGCGAATTCTTCAGCCGGCAGCGGCAGGCTGACGATGTAGCCCTGGATCTGTTCGCAACCTTCGGCGGCGAGGAACTGCTGCTGGGCCTGGCTTTCCACCCCTTCGGCAATGATGGTCAGTTGCATGCTGCGGCCCAGGGCGATGATGGCGCGGGCAATCGCCGCGTCGTGGGGATCGTCCGGCAGGCCGCGGATGAACGACTGGTCGATCTTGAGGATGTCCAGCGGCAGGCGCTTGAGGTAGCTAAGCGACGAGTAGCCGGTGCCGAAGTCGTCGATCGCCAATTGCACACCCAGGTGCTTGAGCTGATGAAGAATGGCCAGGGCCTCTTCAGCCTGGCTCATGATGAAGTTCTCGGTGATTTCCAACTGCAGGTCGCCAGCCTTGAGCTGGTGGGTCTTGAGCAGCTGTTCGATGCGCTTGACCAGGCTTGGCTGGCGCAGCTGGGCGCCGGCCAGGTTGACCGATAGCGGGCCGAATGCCAGGTAGCTGCGCTTCCAGTCCTGCATTTGCCGGCAGGCCTGCTCCAGCACCCAGTCACCCAGTTGCAGGATCATGCCGTTCTCTTCAGCCAGCGGTATGAAGTGCTCTGGCGGGACGTCGCCGAACCCAGGGTGGGTCCAGCGGATCAGTGCCTCGGCGCCGACCAGGCTCTGGGTCTTGAGGCTGAACTTGGGTTGGTAGCACAGGCTCAGTTCATTGCGTTCGATGGCCCGGCGCAGTTCGTGCTCCAGGGCAATGCGTTCGCTGGCCTGCGCAGTCAGGTCGCGGGTGTAGGACTCAACCCGGTTGCGTCCCTTGGCCTTGGATCGGTACATGGCCGCATCGGCGTTGCGAATCAGCGAGGCGACGTCGGTGCCGTCTTGTGGATAAAGACTGGTGCCGATGCTGGCGCTGGTGAAGAACTCATGTTCGCCGGCCTGGAACGGCGCACCGAAGCAGGCCAGCAGCTTGTGTGCGATGTGCTCGGCATCACTTGGCTGGTGCAGGCCGGGCAGCAGGATGATGAACTCGTCGCCGCCCAGGCGCGCGACCGTGTCGATGTCACGCACTTGCTCCTTGAGCCGTTGGGCAATGCCTTTGAGCAACAGGTCGCCGACCGGATGGCCGAGGCTGTCGTTGATGTGCTTGAAGCGATCAAGGTCGAGAAACAGCACCGCGCCTTGACGCTTCGAGGCCTGGGCACAGTTGAGCGCGGCCTGCAGGCGGCTTTCGAACAGGGTGCGGTTGGGCAGGCCGGTGAGCGGGTCGTGATGGGCCTGATAGTCGAGCTTGGCCTGGGCATGCTTGAGGCTGGAGATGTCGGCGAACACGGCAACAAAGTGCGTAATGACCCGCTCGCTGTTGCGCACGGCGCTGATGGTCAGCCAGCTGGGATAAATTTCGCCGTTCTTGCGCCGGTTGTGGATTTCGCCCTGCCAATGGCCTTCGGCAGTCAGTTGGTGCCACATGGCCACATAGAAGGCGCTGTCGTGCTGGCCGGAGGCGAGCAGCCGCGGAGTCTGGCCCAGGGCTTCAAATTCGCTGTAGCCGGTGATCTCGCTGAAGGCGCGGTTGACCGCACTGATGCGCTGGTCGGTGTCGGTGATCAACACGCCTTCGGCGGTGTTCTCGAATACCGTGGCAGCCAGTTGCAGCTTTTCTTGCATCAGGTGGCGTTCGGTGATGTCGCGGGCGATGGTCAGCATGCAATCGACGCCGGCAATCGGCAGCGGCCTGGCCGATAGTTCGCAAAGGCGGATCTGGCCGTCGCTGCGGCGGATATGACAACTGAAGTCGCGCACAAAGCCGTCGCGCTGAATCATCTCCAGCAGCCGGCGACGCTCGTTGAGGTCAACCCAGATGCCCAGGTCCAGCGATGTGTGGTCCAGCGACATGTGGGTGTCGTAGCCGGTCAGGCGGCAGAAGCCTTCGTTCACTTCGATCAGCAGGCCGTCGCTCTGGCGCGATAGCAGCAAGCCGTCAGGGGAGGCATGGAACGCCTTGGCGAACTTCT carries:
- a CDS encoding type II toxin-antitoxin system HicB family antitoxin, whose product is MKFPVVIHKDPDSDYGVTVPDVAGCFSSGATVDEALDNVQEALALHFESLVADEEPLPQSQAIDAHLSNPDYAGGVWAVVDFDVTPYLGKSVRFNASLPEFLLQRIDNYVKNHPEQKSRSGFLASAALRVLQEASPDIRA
- a CDS encoding EAL domain-containing protein; this translates as MPRMPALLLALLLVWSATAGALTLTEEEQAWLSAHPQLRLGVDASWPPFEYRDQDGRYQGLAADYIALIQERLGVQFKPIEPISWTAVLEQARKNKLDLLPGIMSTPERQSFLAFTRPYLDFPIVILAHEGGPQPRTIKDLYGLKIAVVENYAPHELLRTHHPDLNLVALPNVSSALQALATDEVDAVVGDLASSIWSLRQLKLDGLYVSGETPYRYQLAMAVPREQKILVGILDKVMADMSPSEISNIQERWVGKVLDHRTLWYDLLIYGLPALLLMIAILAAVIRVNRRLSSEISRRIALEQELRSSEYHYRGLIESLSAIAWEADANDFTYSYVSPHAEDLLGYPLNQWLRPGFWRSIIHPDDALWAQAYCDSETAAGRDHSLDYRVIRADGRSLWVRDIVSLIEHGRKPVMRGLMIDISETKNAEEALRLSEQKFASVFQQCPDILVIARMSDGCLLEVNEAFEEQIGLSPAQVLGRTATELNIWGIDGVGPDLLKRLQSGSIRNLEMMFRRSNGQLFTGLTSAETFQLDSTPALVVAVRDISQLKETQEQLQTSEEKFAKAFHASPDGLLLSRQSDGLLIEVNEGFCRLTGYDTHMSLDHTSLDLGIWVDLNERRRLLEMIQRDGFVRDFSCHIRRSDGQIRLCELSARPLPIAGVDCMLTIARDITERHLMQEKLQLAATVFENTAEGVLITDTDQRISAVNRAFSEITGYSEFEALGQTPRLLASGQHDSAFYVAMWHQLTAEGHWQGEIHNRRKNGEIYPSWLTISAVRNSERVITHFVAVFADISSLKHAQAKLDYQAHHDPLTGLPNRTLFESRLQAALNCAQASKRQGAVLFLDLDRFKHINDSLGHPVGDLLLKGIAQRLKEQVRDIDTVARLGGDEFIILLPGLHQPSDAEHIAHKLLACFGAPFQAGEHEFFTSASIGTSLYPQDGTDVASLIRNADAAMYRSKAKGRNRVESYTRDLTAQASERIALEHELRRAIERNELSLCYQPKFSLKTQSLVGAEALIRWTHPGFGDVPPEHFIPLAEENGMILQLGDWVLEQACRQMQDWKRSYLAFGPLSVNLAGAQLRQPSLVKRIEQLLKTHQLKAGDLQLEITENFIMSQAEEALAILHQLKHLGVQLAIDDFGTGYSSLSYLKRLPLDILKIDQSFIRGLPDDPHDAAIARAIIALGRSMQLTIIAEGVESQAQQQFLAAEGCEQIQGYIVSLPLPAEEFAKTFLRIALSDLSDGTAWNPSL